In Candidatus Schekmanbacteria bacterium, the genomic stretch TTTCCTGTTGCACCTGCAGTAAATGCATAGGATGTTACAGCAACACCATTTGGCACAGACAAACCGCTAACGCTGCCTGTTGTTTCACTGTCCGACAGGAAATACTCATATCGTGTGCTTCCTTCATATACCCATCTGATATCAGAAAATTTTGTCCCAAAGCTGTTATATTCTCCAAAATAAGAAATTTCAGCGGTGAAAATTGCTGAAAGATTGTTTTTAGCTTCAGATTGCTTTGCGCGGCTTTGAAACTTCAGAAAATTCGGCACCGCAATAGCAGCAAGAATTCCTATAATTGCAACAACAATCATCAATTCAATCAGGGTAAAACCCTTCTTATTTTTCTTACTGAAAAACATAGCTATTTTTTTCGGATTTTTGTCTTTATTTTAAACAATTTTTGTCTGCTATTTTCAATTTCATAAACATTGCCTTCATAATAATGATTACCATAGATTAATATCCTTTGGATGAATATTGAAATAAACAAATTTTGAAGTTATTGAGATTGAAAATGAGTGCTGAATGTTTTAAAAACTTAGAATCGCCTTTAATTTTCATCTAAATAATGATATCTATCAACAGGATTAAATCTTGATTACGAGGTAAAAATGATAATTTACGACATTGAGAAAAAAATCTTGGAAGGTTATGAAATATCCTTTGATGAAGCATTAAATATCTATAAAAATTCAAAGGATTGCTTTC encodes the following:
- a CDS encoding prepilin-type N-terminal cleavage/methylation domain-containing protein, encoding MFFSKKNKKGFTLIELMIVVAIIGILAAIAVPNFLKFQSRAKQSEAKNNLSAIFTAEISYFGEYNSFGTKFSDIRWVYEGSTRYEYFLSDSETTGSVSGLSVPNGVAVTSYAFTAGATGNIDNDTSYFDMWTINDKKILTNLTNDVNLD